One Companilactobacillus farciminis KCTC 3681 = DSM 20184 genomic window, AATTTGATAGTGCTGTGATTCATCGAGTAAAGCTTGTAAGTCTTTGGGATTTTTATCAGCGATGATTTCAAGAATCATTTTGTACATTTCAAAGTCGTTCATGTGTTCACAACCTTTCTAATAGCATTATAAATTAAATTGTTAGTTAAAAGCAGTTGATTTTGACGATTTGTACAGGAAAAATTGCTAAATAATTTGCACAAAAGACCCTAAAAACGCCATAATTAAAGGTAGAAATCAATTTAGGAGATTGGAATTATGATAAAGGAATTCAAAGAATTTATTAGCCGCGGCAACGTTATGGACTTAGCCGTTGGTGTAATTATGGGTGCTGCTTTTACAGCCATTGTGCAATCTTTGGTAAGTAACTTGATCAATCCGTTGATTGGTTTGTTCTTAGGTAAGATTGACTTGAGTAGTTTAGTTTTCAAAGTAGGGGACGCAACCTTCAAATATGGGACGTTCATTGAATCTATCATTAACTTCTTGATTATCGCCTTTGTAGTGTTCTTGTTAGTTAAAGTGATGAACAAAATTATCAAGAGTCGCGATGAAGAAGAAGCTGAACCAGAAGAAACTAAAGAAGACGAAATGGTCATGTATCTAAAGAAGATTTCTGAAGCTTTAGATGAAAAGAAAGATAATTAAAAAGCGAAACTAGAGTGATATCTAGTCTCGCTTTTTTTAGTAGATACGTTTGAAGACTTCGCACAAACAAGGAATTTCATCGTTGAATTCTTTGCCAGCAGCTTGGTATTCTTTTTTGAAAAAGTCAGTATGTACTTCACGCCAGTAGTCTAAAGTCTGGTCGCCTTCACCTTCATGATAAGCATGTTCAGCACTGACATATTTAAATGGAACAACTTCGGTTACCAATGTTTCAGTGATGCAAAGTGGGTTTTCATCGCCATCTAAAATGATATTGTAATCGCCGACTTGGGGCATGTATTCATTTGGTTCGTACAAATCATAGGCAGAAGTTGTAGCCGTTTTTACGCCATCATAAACTAAATGCGCTAATTTATCTGGTTCGCCACCAAAGGTTGTAATATCGCCTAATGGGTAGTAGAGCGAGTTTTTATCACGCAAAAAATTGAACCAATAATCTTGGATTTTTTCTTTATCCATACTTGGACACCTCATAATATCAGTATATTTTTATTAAAACATAATTTAACAAAAAACCACAAATCCAATTTGAATTTGTGGTTAAAAATTATTGAACGGAATCGACAGTTTGCCAAGTCCAATGACTGACATATTTTCCACTCGAAGCGCCATTTTCACCAGATCTGAATCTGATTTTGAGGTTCTTTAAAACATCTTCAGTTAAATTAGTCTTGTATTCCCATTGAGGACCAGTTTTTTGTGCTGACTGGCCGATAATTAAATCATCGCCATTGATGAGTTTATCTTTCCAGTAAACATCGTGAACTAAAGCTTCTTTAGGAGATTCAGTTCGAGTTTCTTCATCAGGTGTGTCAATATTGGCTAAACTATCATCATCGTTTCCTTCATTGTGTTTCTCTTCTTTATAGAATTTGTCCATCTTTAAACTAACCGAGATAGGAGGAGCATCTTGTTGACGGTAGTCGCCTAAGACAATATTTCCTTCTTTGATAGTTGGTTTGACTGGAGTACCACCTGTAGGAGAGACTGCCAAAGTTCCAAAGTCGATTTCTTCCGGTGCTGATAAGGTTAAACCTCCGGGAACGTGCTGGAAGTAGAAACTATCAGTACCAACGAGACCTTCTTCATCGACAATTTTAAAGACGATTTTATTTTTGTCGAAGTTATTACAACAAGAAATATCTAAGCCATCAATATCGCCAATGTTTAGTTGTCCTAGGGTAGGATTGGCGATATTTTCACGAACGATTTTTTCATCATGATTGTTGATTTGATAAGAAATGGACTTGATTTTTTTGCTATCTTTATCGGACCAGGTTCCTTTAATATCAATCGATTCACCATAGACTTTATAAGGATTTTTAGAAGTTGCTCCTGGAGAAGTTACGTCAATTTGCGGTTCATTAGTAACTGGTTTACTGATTTTTAGGACGTGTTCTTGTGTTTGTGAACGGTGTCCTTCTTTATCGACCATATAGAATCGAATCGTGTGCATACCGGAATCTAAGCCTTTTAGAGGTAAGTTGACCTTGGTAATGTCGTTGAGTTTACCATTAAAGGCATCGTTTGAGGACTGTGAGCGATTGAAGAGAATTTGATCATCTTCAGGATCTTCACTGTCAATTGAGTAGTACATCGTAACGTCAGTACTATCGAAGTCATACCAAGTACCGGTAATTGGCAACTTGCCTTTGCGGTCTTGAAACTCCTTGTCGGAAATCACTTGGGGGTTGTCAGAGGTTCCGTGTAGATCTAATTCAAAGACGGGGTTAAAAGTCGTACCTTTGACGTCGATTTGTGATTCGTATTCTAGTTTAATGGTTTGACCAATCAATAAGTCTCTAGGGGATGTTCGCATCGTTAAACCAGCATCCCAAGTCGGGTCATTTTCTTTAACTCCCAGACGACCGCCAACGTCTTTTCTTCCAAGATCACCTTTGTCCCAATGATCTGAAAAAGCATTATAGAGTTTTTCTGCAACGTATGGTGAGCGATAACCAGGGATATCATCGTTGAAAAATTTTGTCGGTTTAGTACCACCTATTAAGCTCCAAGTATGATCGTCTTTTCCAACTTTCCATGGGTAGTATCTTTCGTTAGAAGGGATAATTTCAATTAATCCAGGACTGTGCATGAATCCTTTGGTAGCAATGTAGGATTTACTTGAAGAACGACCGGCCCAGCCAGCGGGACCATTTTCACGGTTTAGATAGTAGGTAGTTCGGACTTGGTTGTCTCCAGATTGCATGTACATTCCGCGTTGATTTCCAAGAGCACGTAATTTCACGTAATTTCCAATGGCCTTACCACGGTTATCTCTAATTTCTTGATTATCTTTATTTAAAGAAAGGTCATGATTGGAAAGACCTACGAAGTTGCCGA contains:
- the mscL gene encoding large-conductance mechanosensitive channel protein MscL; the protein is MIKEFKEFISRGNVMDLAVGVIMGAAFTAIVQSLVSNLINPLIGLFLGKIDLSSLVFKVGDATFKYGTFIESIINFLIIAFVVFLLVKVMNKIIKSRDEEEAEPEETKEDEMVMYLKKISEALDEKKDN
- a CDS encoding ASCH domain-containing protein: MDKEKIQDYWFNFLRDKNSLYYPLGDITTFGGEPDKLAHLVYDGVKTATTSAYDLYEPNEYMPQVGDYNIILDGDENPLCITETLVTEVVPFKYVSAEHAYHEGEGDQTLDYWREVHTDFFKKEYQAAGKEFNDEIPCLCEVFKRIY